The genomic region CTTTGAACTTGCTGATGATGAAGTACTGATCTCCCGCTCTGATCTCCAGGGGAATATCTCCTACGTGAACCAGACATTTATCGATGTTAGTGGTTACTCGCAGGCAGAGTTAATAGGTGAGCCCCATAGTGTTTTTCGTGATCCAGAAATTCCCTCTTTGGTATTCAAAAACATGTGGGACACCATCGGTAAAGGGAAAACCTGGCAAGGAGTGCTTAAAAATCGCTGTAAAAATGGCGATACCTACTGGGTGGACACCACGGTAGCACCGTTGCTGGATGGCGATCGCGTGGCCGGTTATACGGCGATCCGCCGTAAAGCGGGGCCAAAATCTATTGCTCGCGCTACCAGGGGCTATATCGCTATGCAGCAAGGGCGCGGTCGAGGTTTTAGGCTCCATAATGGTGCATTGCGTCGTGCTGGGCTGCGTGGTTGGGTGCAGCGGTTCAGCTTTAGCAGCATGCAGGCCAAGCTGATGGGTATGGTGGTTGCGGCTATCGCGCTACTGATAGTGGCAGGCGCTGCTGGTGTTTATGGATTAACCAGCTCGTCAGAGAGGTTACGCACGCTAAACCAAACAGGGCTTGAGGGTATCGCTATTTTGCAGCAGCTTGAGCAGCGCACGGGGCAGCTGCTGCAAGCGTTAGAGCCTGCCGTGCGTAACCCACGCCGTGCCGATTTAGCGCTGCTTGAAGAGCAAGTCACTAGCCTCAGCGCAGATATGGGTCAAACGTGGCAAGCGTTTTCACAGCAGCGCAGCCATGCCAGTAGTTTTCAGCAAGGGCTCGCCGCTCATATTGATACTTTTTTAGCGGGTACTGACGATGCTTACACCGCTATTCGTGATGGCAACGGTTTCGCCGCTTTTGAGGCCTTTAACAATATTGTTCAACCTACTTCTGAAAGTATTAGCGCGACTGTTAATGTATTAGTTGATCAGGAGCGATTGGCTGCCCAGAGCTTGATGGAGAGTGCCGAGCGTCAGCAAAAAAACTTGCTGTGGGGGCAGTTAGGCGTTCTTTTATTCGGCATTGTGGTGATGGTTTGGCTGAGTGTCGCTGTTCTGAAGTCACTGCTGAGGTCACTTAGTGAGGCCCGCCGAGTCACGTTCCAAATTGCAGCGGGCAATCTTGCCAACCGGGTGACCCTCAAGCGTGATGACGAGCTAGGTGAACTGCTGGCGTCACTGGAAACGATGCGGGCGAGTCTGTCGGGGTTAATTACCGAAGTGGGTAATAAGGTAGACGTTGTGACGCCCGCCTCGGAGCATATCAAACAGCAAAATGAGGAGCTGGCGTCTCGTACTGAGCAGCAAGCTTCTTCGTTGCAACAAACCGCTTCCAGCATGGATCAAATGACCGCGACGGTGCAGCAGAACACCGAAAATGCGCGTCAGGCCAATCAGCTCGCCATGCAAAACGCCACGACCAGTCGTGAAACAGGCGAACGTATGCAGGCACTGGTGGAGCGCATGGAACGCATTGCCGCGAGCGCCGATAAGATGAACGATATTATTACGGTGATTGACGGCATTGCCTTCCAAACCAATATTCTGGCATTGAATGCCTCCGTTGAAGCTGCCAGAGCAGGCGAGCAGGGTCGCGGCTTTGCCGTAGTGGCCAATGAGGTGCGTAACTTGGCAGGCCGCAGTGCTGATGCCGCGGGTGAAATCCGCCGTCTGATCGATACTTCTTCCCAGGAAATTGCCGGTGGCGCTGACGCTGTGAAGGAGGCCGAACAGGCCATTGAGCAGGTCGTCAAACAGGTGATGCGGGTCAGCGACATTATGGAAGAGATTAGCACCGCCTCAGATGAGCAAAGTAGTGGCATTGCGCAAATTAATACGGCGGTCTCTGAGATGGATCACGTCACTCAGCAGAATGCTGGCAAGTTGCAGTCAATCTCCAGTGCGGCGCAGCAGTTAACGAATGAAGCAAAGGACTTGGCCAATGTTATTGCTGCCTTCCGGCTAGAGGGGGCAGAAGAGGAGAGCAGTGAAACGGCGCGACTGCGCTTGCAGCGCCACGATGCTCAATCGCCTAGCCTACCGCTACAGCGTGATCAGCAAACGGGGTCCCAGCCACTGCCTAAACAACGGCCGTCAACGGCTGCCACGGAAGAGGAGTGGGAAACCTTCTAGCCGCTAGGCGGCCTTATGCGCTTTGGTTGTCCTCTATATCTAGTCTCGGCGGGGCGCTCATGCCACAATCTAAAAACCGCTGGATTCAACTACCTGCCGCCAAGTCTGCGGCAGGCCATGATAAAGATGTAGAGGACACCATGCCTGAGTATCGCTCCCGTACTACCACTGCTGGCCGTAATATGGCCGGTGCCCGTGCCCTTTGGCGTGCTACGGGTATGAAAGATGACGACTTCCATAAGCCCATTATTGCAGTGGCTAACTCGTTTACTCAGTTTGTACCGGGTCACGTTCACTTAAAGGATATGGGGCAGCTCGTTGCCCGTGAAATCGAAAAAGCAGGCGGTGTTGCTAAAGAGTTCAATACGATTGCGGTAGATGACGGCATCGCGATGGGCCACGACGGCATGCTTTACTCGCTGCCTAGCCGCGACATCATTGCAGATAGCGTCGAGTATATGTGCAACGCCCACTGTGCCGATGCATTGGTGTGCATTTCTAACTGCGACAAAATTACTCCCGGAATGCTGATGGCGGCTATGCGTCTCAATATTCCGGTGATTTTTGTTTCCGGTGGCCCCATGGAAGCGGGTAAAACGAAGCTGCTCGATCATGGCCTCGATCTTGTCGATGCCATGGTGATGGCCGCCGACGATAGCGTCGATGATGAAACCCTGGCCGAAGTCGAGCGCAGTGCGTGCCCCACCTGTGGCAGCTGTTCGGGTATGTTTACCGCCAACTCCATGAACTGCTTAATGGAAGCGCTGGGACTGGCGCTGCCGGGTAACGGCACCGTGCTGGCCACCCACTCAGACCGTCGTCGACTGTTTGAAAATGCCGGCCACCGCATTGTCGAACTCGCTAAACGTTTCTACGAAGGTGAAGAGGCTCACCTGTTGCCCCGTGCGATTGGTAATAAGGCGGCGTTTAAAAACGCCATGACGCTCGACATTGCTATGGGTGGCTCGACCAATACGATTTTGCACCTGCTAGCGGCGGCGCAAGAGGCGGAAGTCGACTTCTCCATGTCGGATATTGACCGCCTTTCCCGTGAAGTGCCGCAGCTATGTAAAGTGGCCCCCAATACCCAGAAGTACCATATTGAAGATGTGCACCGCGCAGGCGGCATCATGGCGATTTTGGGTGAACTCGACCGAGCAGGCGTGCTGGATACCTCGGTTCCCACCGTCTACGGCGACAGCTTGAAAGCGGCGCTGGAGGAGTGGGATATCATGCGTTCGCCAAGCGCAGAGGTGGTGGAGTTCTTTAAAGCAGGCCCCGGTGGCGTGCCCACTCAAACGGCGTTTTCGCAAAGCACTCGCTGGCCAAGTCTCGATGGCGACCGCGCGACTGGCTGTATCCGTGATTTGGAGCATGCGTTCTCCCGCGAAGGCGGCTTGGCCGTGCTGTATGGCAATATCGCGCTTGATGGTTGCGTCGTGAAAACCGCAGGCGTTGATGACTCCATTCTAGTGTTTGAGGGCAAAGCCCACGTGGTGGAGTCTCAAGACCAAGCCGTTGCCAACGTATTAGATGGCAAGGTGAAAGAGGGTGATGTGGTCGTCATTCGCTACGAAGGCCCCAAAGGTGGCCCCGGCATGCAGGAGATGCTGTACCCGACCTCCTACTTGAAATCGAAAGGCTTGGGTAAGGCTTGTGCGCTGCTCACCGATGGCCGTTTCTCCGGCGGTACATCAGGTCTCTCGATTGGCCACGTCTCTCCAGAAGCGGCGGCAGGTGGCGCGATTGGTTTGGTCGAGCAAGGCGATACCATCTTGATTGATATTCCTAACCGCACCATCAACGTACAGCTCAGTGATGCAGAGCTGGCCAAGCGCCGGGAAGCCATGGACGCTAAGGGCAAAGACGCCTGGAAGCCGGTTGAACAGCGCCCGCGCAAGGTGACTCCCGCGCTAAAAGCCTATGCGCTGCTCGCCACTTCCGCTGATAAAGGCGCGGTGCGCGACCTCTCCAAGCTGGATTAATTGCGTCATAACAGCCCGTCTCGTACGGGCTGTTTTTTTGCCAACCGTGAACCGTCAAATCGACTAAGGATTGTAATGAAGGCGATCATCAACGTTGGCCTTGTTGGCTATGGCTTCGCAAGCAAGACCTTCCATGCCCCGCTGATTCAAGCGACGGAAGGGTTGGATCTAGTGGCGGTTTCCTCAAGCGATGCGGCCAAGGTGAAGGCGGGTCTGCCCAATGTGGAAATAGAAAGCCAAGCGCTGGCGCTATGTAGGCATCCAGACCTTGATCTCATTGTGATTCCCACCCCGAACGATACCCACTTCCCCTTAGCCAAAGCGGCACTCTTAGCGGGTAAGCATGTCGTGGTCGATAAGCCATTCACCGTGACGTTCTCAGAGGCAAAACAGTTAAAAGCCCTAGCGGTGGATAAAGAGCGGCTGATATCGGTCTTTCACAACCGCCGCTGGGATAGCGACTTTCTGACCATTCAGGCGCTCTTAAAGGAAGGCACGCTGGGGCGCATGACGGGGTTTGAGTCGCGCTTTGATCGCTTTCGCCCTGAAGTGCGTGACCGCTGGCGGGAAAAAGCCACGCCAGGTGGCGGTATTTGGTACGACCTAGGCCCGCACCTTTTGGATCAGGTTTGCGAGCTATTTGGGATGCCCAACGCCATTTTACTGGAGTTAGGCATGCGCCGTGACGGTGCCAAAGCGGATGATGACTTCCTCTGTTTGCTGGAGTACGACGGTTTTAGAGTGTGCTTAAGTGCCGGTACGCTGGTAGCCGAGCCGACGCCGCGTTTTCGCATCCACGGCACCAAAGGTAGTTACACCAAATATGGTCTTGACCCTCAAGAAGAGCGCTTAAAGGATGGCGAAATACCTTCCCCGCACTGGGGGGTGGATACTCCTGGTACGTTGGCACTTAACGAAGATGAAAACGAGTCCGCGTCTATTCAGCATCGCGAGCACCCAACGCTGCCGGGGAACTACCTTGCTTACTATCAAGGGGTTGCGGCCGCCTTACGTGATAGCGCTCCGCTGCCGGTCAATATCGACGATGCACTGCGTAGTATGATGCTGCTGGAAGCGGGTCTAGACAGCCATCGGCAGCGGCGTTGGATAGCGCTTAAACCTCATTTGTAGCGAGAGGCGCTGTTTACTGGCCGGTTTGGGCCTTTTATGTGGATACAGCACGACTGTCCCTGAGTTTCGTAGCCTGGGCTGGGTGAAAGAGAGAGTTGAAGAACTTTTAGCCACCATTGAGCAACGCTAGCCCATGCGTTTTCGTTTATTAATCGTTTATTAGGATATTTAGATGCACCAGAATTGCGCAATTTTTTTTAGACTTTAGTCCTGTTTTGCTCTATTTTTTTCCTATACCGAACCGGCATAGGGTATGCAGGATTAAGCTCGCGCAGTTAAATATGTGAAAGCTCTGGCCAGCCAATAACGTATTTTACAAACTGCAAATGGTGTCTTTTTATGCCCTATGTCCACGATACACTGACGCGTTTAGCAAAAAGTAGCCCTGCACAGTCAGAGTTTTATCAGGCCACAGAAGAAGTGCTGGAGTGCCTTCGTCCGCTGTTCGAGCGTGCGCCTCATTACCATCAGCACAGCATCATCGAGCGCATTGTTGAGCCCGAGCGCCAAATTATGTTCCGTGTAAGCTGGGTGGATGACGCCGGGCGTGTACAAGTAAATAAAGGTTACCGTGTTCAGTTTAATTCCGCGCTAGGGCCATATAAGGGCGGTCTGCGTTTCCATCCTAGCGTCACCTCAGGAACCATTAAGTTTTTAGGGTTTGAGCAGATTTTCAAAAATGCACTTACCGGTTTGCCGATTGGCGGCGGTAAAGGTGGCTCGGATTTTGACCCCAAGGGTAAGTCTGACAACGAAATCATGCGCTTTTGTCAGTCGTTTATGACAGAGCTTCATCGCCATATTGGGCCGCATTCCGATGTGCCAGCCGGCGATATTGGTGTAGGTGCAAGAGAGATTGGCTACCTGTTTGGCCAGTACAAGCGCTTAACCGGCCGCTACGAGGGAGTGCTGACCGGCAAAGGACTTAACTGGGGCGGCTCATTGGGTCGCAAAGAGGCGACCGGCTACGGTGCGGTTTACTTTGCTCAGAATATGCTGGCCGCTCGGGGTGAAGAGCTGCGCGGTAAAACCTGTTTGGTGTCAGGTGCGGGCAATGTGGCTATCTATACGATTGAGAAGCTGTGTGAGCTGGGGGCGAAGCCCGTAACGTGCAGTGATTCCACGGGGACGATTCATGACCCTAACGGCATCGATTTAGGCTTACTCAAGCACTTAAAAGAAGTGCAGCGCGTTTCCCTGGAAAACTACCTCCACGACCACCCGGACGCACACTTTATTTCGGTACGCGATTATCCTCAGGATGGGCATGCGGTATGGCGTATTGAGGGCGATGCAGCTTTCCCATGTGCAACTCAAAATGAGCTGACCGAAGCTGATGCCAATGTCTTGCTGGCTAACGGTGTTAACTGTGTTAGCGAAGGCGCGAATATGCCTTCCACCAAAGAGGCCGTTGACCGTTTCTTAGAAGCTAAGATTGCCTACGGCCCAGGGAAAGCCGCCAATGCGGGTGGTGTGGCGACCAGCCAGTTGGAAATGGCGCAAAACAGCAGTATGGAGCAGTGGCCGCTTGAGAAAGTTGATGACAAGCTGAAGCAAATTATGGCGGATATTCATCGCCAATGTGCTGAAACAGCCGAAGAGTTTGGCGAGCCCAGCAACCTGGTATTAGGTGCTAACATTGCAGGTTTCCGTAAGGTGGCAGACGCTATGATTGAGCAAGGTGTGACCTGATCGCTTTTGCATACTAATCTGTATATAGTGGTAATACATAGTCCTTCCCTTCTAGGGGAGGGCTTTTTTTGTGGTTAATTTTTTACTGCTTTCCAAGGAGAGTGAGAATGGGGCAGCGTCCTCCAATTATCATAAATCGTATTGATGCCGAACGCCTTCAGCGTCTGATCGATAACGCCGCTGAAAAAGATTTAATGGTGGCGGAGCTACTCGAAGAGGAGTTGCTGCGTGGTGAAGTGCTCGACCCCCAGGATATCCCTGAAGACGTAGTGAGTATGAATAGCCAGATACGCTTTACCGATCTGACCCGTGAGCGTCAGATGATTCGAACGCTGGTTTACCCGCACTCGCTAGAGAGCGTGCCCGACGGGATTTCGGTGATGGCGCCTATTGGTGCGGCGTTAATCGGCCTAAAAATAGGCGATGTGATTGAGTGGCCGCTGCCCAATAATACGGAAGTGCGTCTGCGTGTTGATGCGATTTTCTGGCAGCCTGAAAGGGAGAAGCAGTTTCATCGATAATAATCCGCTGATAGCCTCTCAATATTTCACGTTTAAAAATGGGTTGCATCCGGGGCGTGAGTTACCTTTTGTAGCAGTTAGCTCGCGCCTTCATTGCGCTAATATCATTTCTTGATAAACTAATTTGAATTTATTCAACGCGCATTTACTCACTATTTTTGATACGTTTTGTCGTCAAGTGGTGGTGAGCAATCTCATACGCGACGTTATATTGATCTGCTAAATGCTAGGAAACATAGATAGGGAAAAATAATGGTAAAAGGAATGCTTGGTGCGTTTAGCCCGCTTAGTTAACAAACTTGCGGTATTGCGTTCGTTAAAAGGCCGGCTATTGCTGGGACTCTCTTGCGCGCTGTTGTTGCTGGCGGCTTTGGTATTGGGCATGGCATGGCAGGTGGGTAAAACGATGCTGCATGAAGCGAACATGGCGCATTTGCGCTACGAGACACAGCTTCTTGCCGATGAAATGACCCAGCAGATTGAACAGCGTTTCCAAGCACTGGAGCGTTTAAATCAGTCGCTCGATATACATGAAGACCCAGACGCTTTGGAGGCTACGCTCAGCCAAAACGATGCATTACTCGCATGGTTTGAGGGCGTTGTCATTGCGGATAATCAAGGACGTATTATTGCAGATTGGCCCCGCGTAGAGGGTAGGCAGGGACTGGAAACGTCGGCACTTGAGTATTTTAAAATGTTGCGAGGGACGCGCCAGCCCTACGTCAGCGAACCGTTTGTTGGGCGAGCGAGCAAGATGCCCTTAGTGGTTGTCGGCGTGCCTCGAAAAACCGCCGATGGGGAGTTTGATGGCTTTATTGGTGGGGTAGTGAGCCTAGATGCAGGCGGATTATTTGGCCGTTTAGCTAAGGTGCGACTAGGTGAGGATGGGTTTGCTAGCGTGGCAACCTCCACGGGAATTATTCTGCATCACCCCAATCGAGCGTTAATTAATTCACCGATTCCGAATTTGTCTGGCAATCCTTTGCTTGAGCTAGCGCTTGACGGCTGGCAAGGGCATGGGGTGGGAAATTTAATTGATGGGCGGCTTAGCCTGCAATCCTATGCCCAGATTTGGCCTGCTAGTTGGGTGGTGGGGTTCTTTTTACCCATTGAGCAAGCACATCAACCTCTGGTTGATTTCATCAAGAAGCTATGGTGGATATGGGCTGCCCTGGCGTTATTAATGATGCCATTTTTATGGTGGCTATTGGCGCGTATTCTGACCCCTTTGAAACAATTAGAACGACAGATTGGTGAAGTAGGGCGGGGGCGTCGTGACCATGTGCGGCTGGCAACGACAATGCAAGAGCTTCAGCAGGTAGCGACCACCTTTAATCGGGTAGAGGATGAGCGCCAGCAGCTTGTCGGTAATCTACAAGAGCGAGAGGCTTTTTTAGATTCAGTTCTGAGTGCTTCCCCTCAAGGCATGTTCGTTGCTAACTTTGGCGGCGTGATTACCTATATGAATCCGGCGCTGCTGGAAATTTTGGGTATCTCTCCTAATACCCCCATGCAAGTATGGATGCAGCAAATCCATCCTGATGACCTGGATGGTGCTGGAGATATGTGGCGCCATAGCCTGAAATCAGGCAGCGACTTTGTTCGACAGCTGCGGTTTATTCGTAACGATAACGAAACGCTTTGGTTAGATATCCATGCCCGCGTGGTCATGCTTTCCCAAGGAGGTCATTCATTGGGTTTAGTCGGCGTGGTTAAAGATATTACCGAGCGCCGTGAGCAAGAGGCGTTGCAGCGCTGGGAGGCAGAGCATGATCCGCTAACTGGCCTGCTCAATCGCCGCGGTTTCGAGCGACGCCTTGAAGAGGCATTTGCGGATTTTCAGAAAACCAGCACGCCCTCGGCACTGCTCATGTTTGATCTTGACCACTTTAAGCCTATCAATGATGAAGGCGGACATGCGCTAGGCGATGAAATGCTGCGTCGGATTGCCCAGGTGGTGGCGTGGGAAGTACGTCGTAGCGACCATGTAGCACGGCAGGGGGGAGATGAGTTTGCTGTTTTACTGCCGAGTTGCACGATTGGGCAAGCAGAGCGGATCGCTGAAGCGTTGCGTCAATCTGTGAGTGAAATAACAGTGAATCAGGAGGGACGAGAGTACACAGTAACCCTGAGTATTGGTGTCACGCGTTTTGATGAAAGCGATGACAGCGTTGACGATGCGCTGGCCCGTGCAGACGCCGCAAGTTATGAAGCCAAAGGGCTTGGCCGCGACAGTGTGGTTTTGCGAGTGCCAACGGAGCAGGACCTAGGCGCGCTGTTTGATAAACACTAGCATGTCGACAAATCGTTGCTAACGATAGAATATAAGTGACTACTTATTAGACTGAGAGTGCCCTTGTGGAGCTACTTGCGCTATTTTCCCGCACACTGGACGTTACGCTGCCGGTATTTGCGATGGTCTTTGTGGGTATTGGCTTAAAGCGTTTGCGATGGATCGATAGTGCCTTTGTGGCGACCGCGTCAACATTAGTCTTTAAAGCGACACTTCCTACCCTTATCTTCCTAAGTCTCGTTAAAGCCGATTTGAGCGTCGCGCTCGATGTGTCGCTGCTGCTCTTTTTTGCAATTGCTACGCTGGCGCAGTTCGCATTTAGCTGGGGGTGGGCGCATTACCGAGTCCCTAAAGCGGAAAGGGGAATTTATGTGCAGGGTGCCTTCCGCGGCAACTGTGGTGTTGTGGGCTTAGCGCTAGCGGCAGGCATGTACGGTAACTATGGGCTTTCAGCGGGCAGCTTACTGCTTGGGGTTGTCATTATTATGTACAACGCATTATCTGTGATTGCCTTGGCGGCGTACCAGCCCGGACAAGCAACCGATTGGCGCAGCATGCTCAAACATATGGTGACTAATCCACTTATCCTTTCCGTATTTGCAGCGCTGCCATTTACGGCGTTCTCACTTCCATTGCCCAGTTGGGTAATCACTTCTGGCGATTACTTTGCCTCATTAACGTTACCCCTGGCATTGATCTGTATTGGCGCAACGCTCTCGGTGGCCGGCATTCGCGTAGGAAGCCAAGTGGCGCTCAGTGCAAGCAGCATGAAGATGATCGTACTGCCTTTTGCCTCTACGTGGGCGGCATGGATGGTGGGGTTCTCTGGGGAGCAGTTGGGTTTGCTGTTCCTATTTTTCGCTAGCCCCACGGCCGCTGCCAGCTTTGTGATGGTCAAAGCGATCAACGGCAATGTGGTGTTAGCGGCGAATATAATCGCCATTACCACACTGATGGCGAGCATGACGGTAACGTTGGGTATATTTGCGCTTCGCCTGTTAGGGTGGATTTAGCCGCTATGGTTGGCCGAGGTAACGCAACACGCTATACTACGTGCCCGTTAAGTCCCTGTAGCTCAGTAGGATAGAGCAGCCGCCTCCTAAGCGGCAGGTCGCAGGTTCGACTCCTGCCAGGGACGCCATATAGCATCAAGTTCTCACTAATATCTCGTTTACCTTTCCGTTAATTCCCCAATGTCTTCCTGCTGGATTCTTTAAACCGGTAAACGTTGATCAGGGATTCACTAGGAATCCCTGTCGTTCATAAAAAGCCTCTCAGTAGGTGATCCTAACTACCCATTCCTAAGCTGCCTCAAGCGGACGCGAGGGCCCAAAGTGTTCAAAGTGACGGCGGTCGGCGCTGACACCCAGATCAGCCAGAGCGACATTAATGGCTGTCATAAAACCTTGGGGGCCGACAAAATAGCAGCGAGCCATCGGGCTAGGCAGGTAGTCGGCTAATAAAGCGCGGTTGATACGCCCGGTATGGTCAGCGCGGTTCCCTCTTTCATGAATGCTGACAGCTTGAAAATAGCGAGGGTAGGCAGCCTTTAGTTCTTCAAGCTCGTTATTAAAAGCGTGATGATCGGCATCTAAAGCGGCGTGTAAATAGACGACCTGGCGCCCAAGCGCTAGCGCATGCCGCGCCATGGGGAGAAGTGGCGTTTGGCCAACACCTCCGCTGGCAAGTAGCAATGGTTCGTCACCTTCTATCAGCGTCAGGTCGCCTGCTGGGGGAAGCAGTTCGATGCTATCACCGGGTTGCAGGGCGTCATGGAAATGGCGGCTGACTTGCCCTTCCGCTTCGCGTTTGATTGAGATGCGATAGCGTCGGCCATTGGGGGTATCCGATAAGCTGTAATGCCGATAGATGGGTTCGCCATTAATGGTGAGGCGTACGCCGATATATTGGCCAGGCTCATGGTCAGCCACAGGACCGCCATCTTCGGGTTCGAGAATAAACGAGCGTATTAAGACACTCTCCTGCTGGGTGCTGGCAATTTTGAAGCGGCGAGTGCCCCGCCAACCGCCTGGACGCTGCTCAAACTCACGGTATCGCTGGTCTTCAAGGTCGATGAGTAGGGCGGCAAGCTCGTTATATAGCGCTCCCCAAGCATCGGCGATTTCCGGCGTTACGGCATCACCAAGAACATCGCCAATCGCTGCGAGTAGGCATTCCCCGACGATGGGGTACTGCTCAGGAAGAATCCCTAAAGAGACATGCTTGCTGACCACAACCGCCAGTGTAGCGCGTGCCTTTGCAGGATTACTGCGTAGTTTTACATAGGCTAATACGGCGCTCGCTAAAGCACGAGGTTGCCCACCACTTTGCTGATGCGCCTCGTTAAAGAGGGGTCTTACCTCGGGATAGCGGGTAAACATCAGCGGGTAAAAATGCTGGGTAATGGCGTCTAGATGTTCAGCAACGACGGGCGCCGTAGCGTTGATCAGTGTTTCCTGTTCATGTGTTAGCACGAAAAACTCCGCTGGCATTAAAGATGGATATATAATGCATCTTAATGCCGAAAGGGTGCAAATACCAAACTTTCAGCGAGTTTTATTAACAGGGACGTTGAATTGGCGACTGCCCTTAGCGGGCGACTTGACTACTGAAAGTTATAAGATGTATTTTTGATACTTGTCATAGTTTTTAAGGGTTGCGAGGCGCACAATCGTCTTTCTAAGCAAAAAAGTCGGAATA from Halomonas sp. 7T harbors:
- the gdhA gene encoding NADP-specific glutamate dehydrogenase — protein: MPYVHDTLTRLAKSSPAQSEFYQATEEVLECLRPLFERAPHYHQHSIIERIVEPERQIMFRVSWVDDAGRVQVNKGYRVQFNSALGPYKGGLRFHPSVTSGTIKFLGFEQIFKNALTGLPIGGGKGGSDFDPKGKSDNEIMRFCQSFMTELHRHIGPHSDVPAGDIGVGAREIGYLFGQYKRLTGRYEGVLTGKGLNWGGSLGRKEATGYGAVYFAQNMLAARGEELRGKTCLVSGAGNVAIYTIEKLCELGAKPVTCSDSTGTIHDPNGIDLGLLKHLKEVQRVSLENYLHDHPDAHFISVRDYPQDGHAVWRIEGDAAFPCATQNELTEADANVLLANGVNCVSEGANMPSTKEAVDRFLEAKIAYGPGKAANAGGVATSQLEMAQNSSMEQWPLEKVDDKLKQIMADIHRQCAETAEEFGEPSNLVLGANIAGFRKVADAMIEQGVT
- the rnk gene encoding nucleoside diphosphate kinase regulator — its product is MGQRPPIIINRIDAERLQRLIDNAAEKDLMVAELLEEELLRGEVLDPQDIPEDVVSMNSQIRFTDLTRERQMIRTLVYPHSLESVPDGISVMAPIGAALIGLKIGDVIEWPLPNNTEVRLRVDAIFWQPEREKQFHR
- a CDS encoding oxidoreductase — translated: MKAIINVGLVGYGFASKTFHAPLIQATEGLDLVAVSSSDAAKVKAGLPNVEIESQALALCRHPDLDLIVIPTPNDTHFPLAKAALLAGKHVVVDKPFTVTFSEAKQLKALAVDKERLISVFHNRRWDSDFLTIQALLKEGTLGRMTGFESRFDRFRPEVRDRWREKATPGGGIWYDLGPHLLDQVCELFGMPNAILLELGMRRDGAKADDDFLCLLEYDGFRVCLSAGTLVAEPTPRFRIHGTKGSYTKYGLDPQEERLKDGEIPSPHWGVDTPGTLALNEDENESASIQHREHPTLPGNYLAYYQGVAAALRDSAPLPVNIDDALRSMMLLEAGLDSHRQRRWIALKPHL
- a CDS encoding methyl-accepting chemotaxis protein, whose translation is MSIIAQATFELADDEVLISRSDLQGNISYVNQTFIDVSGYSQAELIGEPHSVFRDPEIPSLVFKNMWDTIGKGKTWQGVLKNRCKNGDTYWVDTTVAPLLDGDRVAGYTAIRRKAGPKSIARATRGYIAMQQGRGRGFRLHNGALRRAGLRGWVQRFSFSSMQAKLMGMVVAAIALLIVAGAAGVYGLTSSSERLRTLNQTGLEGIAILQQLEQRTGQLLQALEPAVRNPRRADLALLEEQVTSLSADMGQTWQAFSQQRSHASSFQQGLAAHIDTFLAGTDDAYTAIRDGNGFAAFEAFNNIVQPTSESISATVNVLVDQERLAAQSLMESAERQQKNLLWGQLGVLLFGIVVMVWLSVAVLKSLLRSLSEARRVTFQIAAGNLANRVTLKRDDELGELLASLETMRASLSGLITEVGNKVDVVTPASEHIKQQNEELASRTEQQASSLQQTASSMDQMTATVQQNTENARQANQLAMQNATTSRETGERMQALVERMERIAASADKMNDIITVIDGIAFQTNILALNASVEAARAGEQGRGFAVVANEVRNLAGRSADAAGEIRRLIDTSSQEIAGGADAVKEAEQAIEQVVKQVMRVSDIMEEISTASDEQSSGIAQINTAVSEMDHVTQQNAGKLQSISSAAQQLTNEAKDLANVIAAFRLEGAEEESSETARLRLQRHDAQSPSLPLQRDQQTGSQPLPKQRPSTAATEEEWETF
- a CDS encoding diguanylate cyclase domain-containing protein yields the protein MRLARLVNKLAVLRSLKGRLLLGLSCALLLLAALVLGMAWQVGKTMLHEANMAHLRYETQLLADEMTQQIEQRFQALERLNQSLDIHEDPDALEATLSQNDALLAWFEGVVIADNQGRIIADWPRVEGRQGLETSALEYFKMLRGTRQPYVSEPFVGRASKMPLVVVGVPRKTADGEFDGFIGGVVSLDAGGLFGRLAKVRLGEDGFASVATSTGIILHHPNRALINSPIPNLSGNPLLELALDGWQGHGVGNLIDGRLSLQSYAQIWPASWVVGFFLPIEQAHQPLVDFIKKLWWIWAALALLMMPFLWWLLARILTPLKQLERQIGEVGRGRRDHVRLATTMQELQQVATTFNRVEDERQQLVGNLQEREAFLDSVLSASPQGMFVANFGGVITYMNPALLEILGISPNTPMQVWMQQIHPDDLDGAGDMWRHSLKSGSDFVRQLRFIRNDNETLWLDIHARVVMLSQGGHSLGLVGVVKDITERREQEALQRWEAEHDPLTGLLNRRGFERRLEEAFADFQKTSTPSALLMFDLDHFKPINDEGGHALGDEMLRRIAQVVAWEVRRSDHVARQGGDEFAVLLPSCTIGQAERIAEALRQSVSEITVNQEGREYTVTLSIGVTRFDESDDSVDDALARADAASYEAKGLGRDSVVLRVPTEQDLGALFDKH
- the ilvD gene encoding dihydroxy-acid dehydratase, whose product is MPEYRSRTTTAGRNMAGARALWRATGMKDDDFHKPIIAVANSFTQFVPGHVHLKDMGQLVAREIEKAGGVAKEFNTIAVDDGIAMGHDGMLYSLPSRDIIADSVEYMCNAHCADALVCISNCDKITPGMLMAAMRLNIPVIFVSGGPMEAGKTKLLDHGLDLVDAMVMAADDSVDDETLAEVERSACPTCGSCSGMFTANSMNCLMEALGLALPGNGTVLATHSDRRRLFENAGHRIVELAKRFYEGEEAHLLPRAIGNKAAFKNAMTLDIAMGGSTNTILHLLAAAQEAEVDFSMSDIDRLSREVPQLCKVAPNTQKYHIEDVHRAGGIMAILGELDRAGVLDTSVPTVYGDSLKAALEEWDIMRSPSAEVVEFFKAGPGGVPTQTAFSQSTRWPSLDGDRATGCIRDLEHAFSREGGLAVLYGNIALDGCVVKTAGVDDSILVFEGKAHVVESQDQAVANVLDGKVKEGDVVVIRYEGPKGGPGMQEMLYPTSYLKSKGLGKACALLTDGRFSGGTSGLSIGHVSPEAAAGGAIGLVEQGDTILIDIPNRTINVQLSDAELAKRREAMDAKGKDAWKPVEQRPRKVTPALKAYALLATSADKGAVRDLSKLD